A region from the Nitrospinota bacterium genome encodes:
- a CDS encoding response regulator, with the protein MISDLEFLRHMDRIKVLLVDDQANMIRTMENMLSAICTFKRKRDNVFKARNGTDALSVIFRQTDDPNTQLDLVLLDWNMPQTPGIEVLRTVRRAEEPYIRDVPIIMVTGEAHKEDVVNAIYEGANAYLLKPFLVKDLRERMNPILRNKWSGLEISRAQNRRSEVRWGMREVPLNIRVELSDGTKKYGVVKNLSSGGLRVDMGEQEEADVVPLDEMQNGGNSSDIQDAVSIYFPDRAKPDDAINKIEVKTVAKGIDNDEKHLFFSLHFHSGIQNDEISAKWNDWIETAKERELAYRANW; encoded by the coding sequence ATGATAAGCGATCTGGAATTTCTAAGGCATATGGACAGGATCAAGGTGCTTCTGGTGGACGACCAGGCCAATATGATCAGAACCATGGAAAATATGCTTTCCGCTATCTGCACTTTTAAAAGAAAGCGCGATAACGTGTTCAAGGCGCGAAACGGAACGGACGCCCTTTCTGTTATTTTTCGCCAGACCGATGATCCGAACACGCAACTGGATCTGGTACTTCTCGACTGGAATATGCCGCAGACTCCGGGGATCGAAGTCTTGCGCACGGTAAGAAGGGCGGAAGAACCGTACATCAGGGATGTCCCGATCATTATGGTCACTGGCGAGGCGCACAAGGAAGACGTTGTAAACGCGATATACGAAGGGGCCAATGCCTATCTCCTCAAGCCCTTTCTGGTCAAGGATCTTCGTGAAAGGATGAATCCGATCTTGAGAAACAAATGGTCTGGATTGGAAATTTCCCGTGCACAAAACAGGCGCAGTGAAGTTCGATGGGGGATGCGCGAGGTGCCGCTGAACATCCGGGTGGAACTTTCGGACGGCACGAAAAAGTATGGCGTTGTGAAGAATCTTTCCAGCGGCGGTCTGCGGGTTGACATGGGAGAGCAGGAGGAGGCGGATGTTGTTCCGCTGGATGAAATGCAAAACGGCGGTAACAGCTCCGATATTCAGGATGCCGTCTCTATATATTTCCCAGACAGGGCCAAACCGGATGATGCTATAAACAAAATTGAGGTAAAGACTGTCGCCAAAGGTATCGACAACGATGAGAAACATCTCTTTTTCTCACTGCACTTTCATAGCGGGATCCAAAATGACGAGATCAGCGCTAAGTGGAATGATTGGATAGAGACGGCTAAGGAACGGGAACTTGCATACAGGGCAAACTGGTAG
- a CDS encoding tetratricopeptide repeat protein: MDKANTKEALKGISFLLGISSESLMVTVSDILRQAGCVSVVPTESGDKTLTTLKRGFRTREYFVVLDMDLVKISGMEVAREIRGDANLENLPILILSSDLTPEQISMAAEIGVNGFIVKPFTPSAFVEKALAIIEARKNPPEHIKLIMQGEELFKSQKYEEALAQFNLSKKLNKSARIFVNIGEVHEVKKDYNHATESYKEAVKINPKYIKAYNAAANMFLKLKKSSTALAFLNKAAEISPNNPDRMMQIAKLHLENGDTEKADAAFQKAIKLNPHKSIEVSETLIASEKAEKAEEYLRKYLERDENHIATYNKLGIALRRQGRWQKAVEEYRKALAIYKDDEGLYFNMGKAFLEGKSYDRARDCFYKALELKPQFPEALAELKKLS, encoded by the coding sequence ATGGATAAAGCGAATACAAAAGAGGCGCTTAAAGGGATATCCTTTCTGCTTGGAATAAGCAGTGAATCTCTTATGGTGACGGTTTCCGATATCCTTCGGCAGGCCGGGTGCGTCAGCGTGGTGCCGACCGAATCCGGCGACAAAACCCTCACTACCTTAAAGCGCGGATTTCGCACCCGGGAATACTTCGTGGTTCTCGACATGGATCTTGTGAAGATAAGCGGGATGGAAGTAGCCCGCGAGATCAGGGGGGATGCCAACCTCGAGAACCTGCCGATACTGATACTCTCCTCCGACCTTACTCCTGAACAGATAAGCATGGCCGCCGAAATAGGGGTTAACGGATTCATCGTAAAGCCGTTTACCCCATCCGCGTTTGTAGAAAAGGCTTTGGCCATCATAGAAGCGCGCAAGAATCCGCCGGAACATATAAAGCTGATAATGCAGGGCGAAGAGCTCTTTAAAAGCCAGAAATACGAGGAGGCGCTTGCTCAATTCAATCTTTCAAAAAAGCTGAACAAAAGCGCGAGGATATTTGTAAATATTGGCGAAGTGCACGAAGTCAAAAAGGATTACAACCACGCCACAGAGAGCTACAAGGAAGCTGTGAAAATTAACCCAAAATACATCAAGGCTTACAATGCCGCCGCCAACATGTTCCTGAAACTTAAGAAATCATCCACGGCTCTCGCCTTCCTGAACAAAGCCGCGGAGATAAGCCCTAACAATCCTGACAGAATGATGCAGATAGCGAAACTCCATCTGGAAAATGGCGACACTGAAAAGGCGGATGCGGCCTTCCAGAAAGCGATAAAGCTCAACCCGCACAAGAGCATAGAGGTTAGCGAAACCCTCATTGCAAGCGAAAAGGCGGAAAAGGCCGAAGAGTATCTACGCAAATATCTGGAGCGGGATGAAAACCATATCGCCACCTACAACAAACTCGGGATCGCGCTCAGGCGACAGGGGAGATGGCAGAAGGCGGTCGAAGAATACCGGAAAGCGCTCGCCATTTACAAGGATGACGAAGGCCTCTACTTCAATATGGGCAAAGCGTTTCTCGAGGGGAAAAGCTACGACCGGGCAAGAGACTGTTTCTACAAGGCGCTTGAGCTCAAACCGCAATTTCCAGAAGCATTGGCCGAGCTTAAAAAACTATCCTGA
- a CDS encoding NAAT family transporter: MLDWVKVGKDAVSLFAIIDPIGSVAIFLSLTAQMTELQKKQTATITAITMGIVLIVSLLIGEKFLQLFGISIPAFKVGGGILIFLLAIAMLNAQIPGIKRTKEEQQEAEEAEDVRTIGVVPMAIPLLAGPGAISNVIINSYKITSMTGYLVYILTIILIALFTWLTYRWGVSISSHLGRTGINIVTRLMGLLLAAISVEIIANGLKGLFPILA, encoded by the coding sequence ATGCTCGACTGGGTAAAAGTAGGAAAAGACGCAGTATCCCTGTTCGCAATCATTGATCCTATAGGTTCGGTAGCCATCTTCCTAAGCCTTACAGCCCAGATGACGGAACTTCAAAAAAAGCAAACCGCAACCATCACAGCCATAACAATGGGGATAGTGCTGATAGTTTCACTTCTGATAGGCGAAAAATTCCTCCAGCTGTTCGGGATAAGCATACCTGCATTCAAGGTGGGGGGCGGGATATTGATATTTTTGCTCGCAATTGCCATGCTGAACGCACAAATCCCCGGCATTAAAAGAACTAAAGAAGAACAGCAAGAAGCAGAAGAGGCAGAAGACGTAAGAACGATCGGTGTGGTGCCTATGGCTATTCCGCTCCTCGCTGGGCCGGGGGCAATTTCCAATGTCATTATCAATTCATACAAGATAACCAGCATGACAGGCTACCTTGTATATATCCTTACAATAATTTTAATCGCTCTCTTCACATGGCTTACATACCGCTGGGGGGTTTCAATTTCATCCCATCTTGGTCGCACAGGAATAAACATAGTCACAAGGCTGATGGGGCTACTTTTGGCGGCGATCTCTGTGGAAATTATCGCGAACGGTCTTAAAGGGCTCTTCCCGATACTTGCCTGA
- a CDS encoding DEAD/DEAH box helicase — MNKTTFAELGLIEPLLRALSGEKYEFPTPIQAEAIPHLLAGKDLLGAAQTGTGKTAAFSLPILQRLSAGKISGKRNSPRALILAPTRELANQVCESFKTYSRYLKITCAAVYGGVPMYSQIRALSRNVDVLVATPGRLLDLMNQRHIFLDCLEVFTLDEADRMLDMGFIDDIKKIIAKIPDNRQTMFFSATMPGEASQLAARLLKDPIHIKVNPISSTAVKVEQKVLFVDRQDKEALLFSILEDAAINRALIFTRTKHKANNIAQKLNRNMVKAEAIHGNKSQSARMQALRKFSNGQVRVLVATDVASRGIDVKDISHVINFEMPNEPENYVHRIGRTARAGASGIAISFCDSEERGFLGSIERITKSILPVDESHAWHSPAAAASRIKAEFNRRPAKRGNFRPRRNYGHQRAAR; from the coding sequence ATGAATAAAACAACATTTGCGGAGTTGGGTCTTATCGAACCACTGCTCCGAGCATTGAGCGGGGAAAAATATGAATTTCCCACACCGATACAGGCCGAAGCAATTCCGCATCTTTTGGCAGGGAAAGACCTGCTGGGAGCCGCGCAAACCGGTACAGGTAAAACGGCGGCTTTTTCCCTCCCAATACTGCAACGTCTTTCAGCAGGAAAGATTTCAGGAAAAAGAAACTCACCTCGAGCCCTCATTCTCGCTCCGACCAGGGAACTGGCGAATCAGGTATGTGAAAGTTTCAAGACTTACAGCAGATATTTGAAAATAACCTGCGCGGCGGTCTATGGCGGGGTGCCTATGTACTCCCAGATAAGGGCGCTTTCGCGAAACGTGGACGTTCTTGTGGCGACGCCGGGAAGACTTCTGGATCTGATGAATCAGCGTCACATATTCCTCGATTGTCTGGAGGTCTTCACGCTTGATGAAGCGGACCGGATGCTCGATATGGGATTTATCGACGACATCAAAAAGATAATCGCGAAGATACCTGATAACAGGCAGACAATGTTCTTCTCCGCCACGATGCCGGGCGAAGCTTCACAGCTGGCCGCGAGGCTCCTGAAGGATCCCATTCACATTAAGGTGAATCCGATCTCTTCTACCGCGGTGAAGGTGGAGCAGAAGGTTCTTTTTGTGGATCGTCAGGACAAGGAGGCTCTCCTCTTTTCCATTCTGGAAGATGCGGCGATAAACCGCGCGCTGATATTCACAAGGACAAAGCATAAGGCGAACAACATCGCTCAGAAGCTGAACAGGAATATGGTTAAAGCAGAGGCGATACACGGCAATAAGTCGCAGTCGGCTCGCATGCAGGCGCTTAGGAAATTCAGCAACGGGCAGGTTCGTGTTCTCGTGGCCACAGACGTGGCGTCGCGCGGAATAGACGTTAAGGACATCTCGCACGTTATAAATTTTGAAATGCCGAACGAACCGGAAAATTACGTTCACCGGATAGGGCGAACGGCGAGAGCCGGCGCTTCCGGCATCGCCATATCGTTCTGCGACAGCGAGGAGCGTGGATTTCTCGGAAGCATTGAGCGGATAACCAAATCTATCCTTCCTGTGGACGAAAGCCACGCGTGGCATTCACCCGCGGCCGCAGCGTCCAGGATAAAGGCCGAATTCAACAGGCGACCGGCGAAGCGCGGAAATTTCAGACCGCGACGCAACTACGGTCACCAGCGAGCCGCAAGGTAG
- a CDS encoding Ig-like domain-containing protein translates to MFLRPAVKFIFAAAFAVIFASCGIQQTGNEPSIPQNVVATAAEPGIVEVTLTWNEVFRADSYNIYWVKEAPTSTDTSTLTSTDTLTSTSTDTFILDLPAGPIVSSTNGTKINGILKPTYTHKDLEGGSKYYYVVTAVSRYGESKESAVVNATPIAMPAAPTVSGTTPSLDSTPVWTWFGNGGGNGTFRYAVDDETAIVDAMETTELTYTPDLPGFPNGVYTLYVQERNDFGDWSISGYFDIKVDGPVPSPPVVSVENPPKTKDPTPTWSWVAGGGGNGTFRYKLDDKDLSVASTETTFLEFTPTSALTDGPHTLYVQERDEPGNWSDSGFAAIIVDTTPPNAPVVTGSSPTDNTQPTWSWTPGDGDGVGTYRYRMNNPDMTANTTETTATSLVPSSPLADGTYTLYVQERDELGNWSDSGSKAIIVDTTAPDVTVDPLTTNDQRPPLSGTVTDNDPDTVVTLVVNGQAKTAVNNGDGTWILADNSLTVLPEGVYDVKAKATDTVGLFANDATTNELDIDLTPPVVTVNSLNTKSANPELTGNVDDITAAISVKVGAQAPKIATNNANGSWTLIAGSLNSDLTDGTYEVLVTALDVAGNSATDATTNELLVDLTKPVVTVDTLVTNNNRPQLTGTVDDNGATISVVVNAQTKTAVNNGNGTWTLAANALAALTDNTYDVAVTATDGVGNAGTDATFDELLIDQTLPSAPGIPTDDGLYTSSTTVIFTWAAGADMQSGVASYNLQVGTAPGGSNIFSGDVGNVLTKDIAGSHGQTLYARVQSVNGTGDVSPWSGNSDGITIDTSPPGVPGVPTDAGVYTTSTTVTFIWTGATDADSGVTSYNLQVGTSPGGSDIFSGDVGNVLTKNVTGSNGNTLYARVQAVNGAGSTGAWSGNSNGITIDTTSPTTPGTPTDIGVYSGSTTVTFNWTAATDPESTVVNYYLQVGTTPGGSNKFNGPIGNVLTYDINGVTGDILYARVQAENGAGTVGSWSGNSDGITIDTTAPSSPGIPSDAGVYSTSTSVTFNWTPAVDGNSGVTSYYLQVGTSQGGSDIFNGDVGNVLTKTVTGSHSQTLYARVQAVNGAGLSGAFSGNSDGITIDITQPSTPGTPTDGGTYTSNTTVTFSWVASADAESGVASYVLQVGTTPGGSDVFNADVGNVLSKNITGNNGDTLYAKVQAVNGAGTAGSFSANSDGITIDTSASSAPGIPTDAGLWSTSATVTFNWAAATDAGSGIASYNLQVGTAPGGSDIFSGNVGNVLTKNVTGVDTNTLYARVQAVNGAGLTGAWSGNSDGITIDITLPTAPGTPTDAGVYSQVTTVTFSWGASADVGGSGVASYELQVGTIPGGSTKFSGTVGNVLTKDITGADGETLFAKVRAVDTAGNIGAWSGNSDGIDIDTTPPSVTIKSPASGATNVAIDTKVIATFSEPMDTATIDGTSFTVTDPVSGGVAGTLGFSGGDTVATFTPNAWLPSAKAQYSVDLAGTITDPAGNALPATSWNFTSIGKVAATDPQASDGFGEAVAISGDYMIVGAPYEDAGGADAGAAYIYKRDATYNSWGRATKIVASDPAAGDNFGKSVAISGSYAIVGASGKNSSQGVAYVYKLITPATNTWSAGTKILSGGGSANGLFGKSVSISGLFAIVGAPQEDPGAVGDAGAAYVFMDDGSNTWGDRAQLLPLVSAAGAQFGFSVAIDGDNAMVGAPYQSLWGANSGAVHPFNKANPVVNTWTTGNNVMVVYAAGDKFGYSVALSASYALVGAIDRTTSSATSGAAFLLTNNGTNSWTGGTSEVKATTPVTGAAFGNSVAINGNNAVVGSYLENGEAGAAYTFLATAPTVVTKVTPYDAAAGDRFGMSVGTTTTNRVVGAPQEDPGSTSNAGSAYINP, encoded by the coding sequence ATGTTTCTTCGTCCGGCTGTAAAATTTATTTTTGCGGCGGCTTTTGCGGTCATCTTTGCCTCATGCGGCATTCAGCAGACAGGCAATGAGCCTTCTATTCCGCAGAATGTAGTAGCCACCGCGGCGGAACCGGGTATCGTGGAAGTTACGCTTACCTGGAACGAAGTCTTCAGGGCAGACTCCTACAATATCTACTGGGTGAAGGAAGCGCCTACCTCTACCGACACATCGACCTTGACATCCACAGACACGCTGACATCTACCTCAACAGACACATTTATCCTTGATCTTCCTGCTGGGCCAATAGTTTCTTCGACAAACGGCACAAAGATTAACGGAATTTTAAAACCTACATATACGCACAAGGATCTAGAAGGGGGTTCGAAGTATTACTATGTCGTGACGGCTGTAAGCAGGTATGGCGAGAGCAAGGAGTCGGCTGTCGTAAACGCCACGCCGATTGCGATGCCTGCCGCTCCTACCGTATCCGGGACAACACCTAGCCTCGACAGCACCCCCGTATGGACATGGTTCGGTAACGGCGGAGGGAACGGAACCTTTAGATACGCGGTAGATGATGAGACCGCGATAGTGGACGCAATGGAAACTACCGAGCTGACATACACGCCGGATCTCCCCGGATTTCCGAACGGCGTTTACACCCTTTACGTACAGGAGAGGAACGACTTTGGCGACTGGTCGATATCCGGATATTTTGATATCAAGGTGGATGGACCGGTCCCCAGCCCCCCTGTAGTATCTGTCGAAAATCCGCCAAAGACAAAAGATCCCACCCCTACATGGAGCTGGGTTGCGGGTGGTGGGGGGAACGGAACATTCAGATATAAACTTGACGACAAGGATCTTTCAGTAGCTTCCACAGAGACCACTTTTCTTGAATTCACTCCAACATCCGCACTCACGGATGGTCCGCACACACTTTACGTTCAGGAGCGGGACGAACCGGGCAACTGGTCCGATTCCGGCTTCGCCGCGATCATAGTAGATACCACCCCGCCGAACGCGCCTGTCGTCACCGGCTCGTCACCGACAGACAATACTCAGCCGACATGGAGCTGGACCCCCGGCGACGGCGACGGCGTCGGCACTTACAGGTACAGGATGAACAACCCGGACATGACGGCAAACACAACGGAAACTACAGCAACTTCTCTCGTCCCATCATCGCCGCTCGCGGACGGTACATATACCCTCTATGTGCAGGAACGGGATGAATTGGGTAACTGGTCCGACAGCGGAAGCAAGGCGATAATCGTCGATACGACTGCGCCGGATGTCACTGTCGATCCTCTCACTACGAATGATCAGAGGCCGCCGCTTTCAGGCACGGTGACGGATAATGATCCGGACACGGTCGTCACCCTCGTCGTAAACGGACAGGCCAAGACCGCTGTGAATAACGGCGACGGCACATGGATACTTGCGGACAACAGCCTTACCGTTCTTCCTGAAGGGGTATACGACGTTAAAGCGAAGGCCACAGATACGGTCGGCCTCTTCGCGAACGATGCTACCACGAACGAACTTGATATAGACCTCACCCCGCCGGTGGTTACCGTCAACAGTTTGAACACGAAGAGCGCGAATCCAGAATTGACTGGGAACGTGGATGACATTACCGCGGCCATATCGGTAAAGGTTGGCGCGCAAGCCCCCAAGATCGCTACGAACAATGCGAACGGTTCATGGACGCTTATCGCCGGAAGCCTGAACTCCGACCTTACGGATGGAACATACGAGGTATTGGTCACTGCTCTTGATGTCGCGGGCAATTCGGCAACCGACGCGACGACAAATGAACTTCTTGTTGATCTCACAAAACCTGTAGTGACGGTCGATACGCTCGTTACGAACAACAACCGCCCACAGCTTACAGGAACGGTCGACGACAACGGCGCGACGATCTCTGTGGTCGTAAACGCGCAGACGAAGACTGCAGTGAACAACGGCAACGGCACTTGGACGCTTGCGGCTAATGCTCTTGCCGCGCTCACGGATAATACATATGACGTCGCGGTCACGGCCACAGACGGAGTCGGCAACGCGGGGACGGATGCGACTTTCGATGAACTCCTTATAGACCAGACCCTCCCATCCGCTCCGGGGATCCCGACTGATGACGGTCTGTATACATCGTCGACGACGGTGATCTTCACATGGGCGGCGGGTGCGGATATGCAGAGCGGCGTAGCAAGCTACAACCTGCAGGTAGGAACCGCCCCGGGCGGGAGCAACATATTCAGCGGCGATGTCGGCAATGTTCTCACGAAGGATATTGCCGGTTCACACGGGCAGACCCTTTACGCCCGCGTACAGTCGGTGAACGGTACGGGTGACGTAAGCCCATGGTCGGGAAACAGCGACGGGATCACGATAGATACATCTCCGCCCGGCGTGCCGGGAGTTCCGACGGACGCCGGGGTCTACACAACGTCAACTACGGTGACCTTCATCTGGACAGGCGCTACTGATGCCGACAGCGGCGTCACTTCATACAATCTGCAGGTCGGTACATCGCCGGGGGGTAGCGATATCTTCAGCGGGGATGTCGGCAACGTACTTACAAAGAACGTGACAGGCTCTAACGGTAATACGTTATACGCCCGCGTTCAGGCGGTAAACGGCGCCGGGTCGACAGGCGCATGGTCCGGCAACAGCAACGGAATAACTATAGATACAACTTCGCCGACGACCCCCGGAACGCCTACCGATATCGGCGTTTACAGCGGCTCTACCACAGTGACATTCAACTGGACGGCGGCAACCGACCCTGAAAGCACGGTCGTAAACTACTACCTCCAGGTCGGTACGACCCCCGGCGGGAGCAACAAGTTCAACGGTCCAATCGGCAACGTCCTCACATACGATATTAACGGCGTGACCGGCGACATCCTCTACGCGCGGGTTCAGGCGGAGAACGGCGCGGGTACGGTGGGTAGCTGGTCTGGGAACAGCGACGGCATAACGATAGACACTACTGCTCCTTCATCGCCGGGGATACCGTCAGACGCTGGGGTGTACAGCACTTCGACATCGGTGACATTCAACTGGACCCCTGCCGTTGATGGAAACAGCGGCGTGACATCCTATTATCTTCAAGTAGGCACATCTCAGGGTGGAAGCGACATCTTCAACGGCGACGTCGGCAACGTACTCACGAAAACTGTTACCGGTTCGCATTCGCAAACGTTATACGCGCGCGTGCAGGCCGTTAACGGGGCGGGGCTTAGCGGAGCGTTTTCAGGCAACAGCGACGGGATAACGATAGATATCACACAGCCAAGCACACCCGGCACCCCGACAGACGGAGGAACATATACTTCTAACACAACGGTTACATTCAGCTGGGTCGCCTCGGCGGACGCCGAGAGCGGGGTCGCCAGTTACGTTCTCCAGGTCGGCACCACGCCGGGCGGGAGCGACGTATTCAACGCTGATGTCGGAAATGTTCTTTCAAAGAATATTACCGGCAACAACGGCGATACCCTATACGCGAAAGTTCAGGCGGTAAACGGCGCCGGAACCGCGGGGAGTTTCTCCGCGAACAGCGACGGGATAACGATAGATACATCGGCTTCGTCAGCGCCGGGAATACCGACAGATGCTGGGCTATGGAGCACGAGCGCTACGGTGACGTTCAACTGGGCTGCGGCGACAGACGCCGGAAGCGGAATAGCGAGCTACAACCTTCAGGTTGGGACCGCTCCGGGGGGAAGCGACATATTCAGCGGCAATGTCGGCAATGTCCTTACGAAGAATGTTACCGGCGTTGATACGAATACGCTTTACGCCCGTGTTCAGGCGGTGAACGGCGCGGGATTGACGGGCGCGTGGTCGGGGAACAGCGACGGCATTACTATCGACATAACTCTGCCGACAGCACCGGGCACCCCCACCGACGCTGGGGTATACAGTCAGGTCACCACCGTGACATTCAGCTGGGGGGCATCTGCTGATGTAGGTGGTAGCGGCGTGGCGAGCTACGAACTGCAAGTAGGTACGATACCTGGAGGGAGTACCAAGTTCAGCGGCACAGTCGGCAATGTTCTGACCAAGGATATAACCGGTGCAGATGGAGAGACTCTATTCGCTAAAGTGCGCGCGGTCGATACTGCCGGCAATATCGGCGCGTGGTCGGGGAACAGTGACGGAATAGATATCGATACCACCCCTCCGTCCGTAACAATTAAGAGCCCGGCAAGCGGCGCGACGAATGTCGCCATTGATACAAAAGTTATCGCCACATTCTCGGAGCCGATGGATACCGCGACGATAGACGGCACATCGTTTACAGTCACAGACCCGGTCTCTGGCGGAGTCGCAGGAACTTTAGGTTTTAGCGGTGGTGATACGGTCGCGACCTTCACGCCGAACGCATGGCTCCCTTCGGCAAAGGCGCAGTATTCGGTAGATCTTGCGGGGACCATCACCGATCCAGCGGGCAACGCTCTTCCGGCTACGTCGTGGAACTTCACTTCGATCGGTAAGGTAGCGGCTACCGACCCGCAGGCGTCTGACGGGTTTGGCGAAGCGGTCGCCATTAGCGGTGACTACATGATAGTCGGCGCGCCTTACGAGGATGCCGGTGGGGCGGACGCGGGGGCGGCGTATATATACAAGAGAGATGCAACCTACAATAGCTGGGGGAGAGCGACCAAGATAGTGGCGAGCGATCCGGCGGCGGGGGATAACTTCGGCAAGTCGGTTGCCATCAGCGGAAGCTATGCGATCGTCGGCGCGTCTGGAAAGAATTCCAGTCAAGGCGTTGCATATGTTTACAAGCTGATTACTCCGGCTACAAACACATGGTCGGCGGGAACAAAAATACTTTCAGGCGGCGGTTCCGCGAACGGATTGTTCGGTAAATCGGTTTCTATAAGCGGACTCTTTGCGATAGTCGGTGCACCGCAAGAGGATCCAGGCGCGGTCGGAGATGCCGGCGCGGCATATGTATTCATGGATGACGGCTCCAATACATGGGGCGACAGGGCGCAGTTGCTTCCGCTTGTCAGCGCCGCCGGGGCTCAGTTCGGATTTTCGGTTGCGATAGACGGCGACAACGCAATGGTAGGCGCTCCGTACCAGTCGCTATGGGGAGCGAATTCGGGAGCGGTTCATCCATTCAATAAGGCAAATCCCGTGGTTAATACATGGACGACCGGAAACAACGTGATGGTCGTTTACGCCGCAGGAGATAAGTTCGGATATTCGGTCGCCTTGAGCGCAAGCTATGCTCTTGTCGGCGCGATAGATAGGACCACATCTTCGGCAACTTCTGGAGCGGCATTCCTTCTTACAAATAACGGCACCAACTCATGGACGGGCGGAACTTCCGAAGTGAAGGCCACGACCCCTGTGACCGGCGCGGCGTTTGGGAACTCGGTTGCGATAAACGGCAATAATGCTGTTGTCGGCTCGTATCTGGAAAATGGCGAGGCTGGAGCGGCCTATACTTTCCTTGCTACGGCACCTACTGTCGTGACGAAAGTTACTCCGTATGATGCGGCGGCGGGAGACAGGTTCGGTATGTCGGTCGGTACGACAACTACTAACAGGGTGGTCGGTGCGCCTCAGGAAGATCCCGGCTCGACTAGCAACGCAGGTTCCGCCTACATCAATCCGTAA
- a CDS encoding methyltransferase domain-containing protein, translating to MLKRHSIQFPKPELSSLGQNEVYFYLQGSGGRRKIKFHDYDEIYQVQDLYEQIFYDRLKCASPAKVATIIESAVKQSQDNFSELRVLDLGAGNGMMGEELKKHGVSRLVGVDIIPEAYDATMRDRPGVYDAYYVEDFTSLDKEKREEIASWQCDCMVTVASLGFGDIPTKAFIEAFNIIKDEGWVAFNIKESFFDVSDESGFSKMIRELIFSKYLDVYHIERYRHRLSVEGQPLYYFAIAGRKNFDVPNEFLDSKGIIT from the coding sequence ATGCTAAAAAGACACAGTATACAGTTTCCAAAACCCGAATTATCCAGTCTTGGCCAGAATGAAGTCTATTTCTATCTTCAGGGTTCTGGAGGACGACGTAAAATCAAATTCCATGATTATGATGAAATTTACCAAGTACAAGATCTGTACGAGCAGATATTTTATGACCGCTTGAAGTGCGCATCTCCTGCCAAGGTAGCAACCATTATTGAATCTGCCGTAAAACAATCTCAAGATAATTTCTCCGAGTTGCGAGTATTGGATCTCGGCGCAGGTAACGGCATGATGGGGGAGGAGCTGAAAAAACATGGTGTTTCCCGCCTGGTAGGGGTGGATATTATCCCGGAAGCATATGATGCCACTATGCGTGACAGGCCCGGTGTGTACGATGCCTACTATGTCGAAGATTTCACCAGCCTGGATAAAGAAAAAAGAGAAGAAATCGCCTCATGGCAGTGTGACTGCATGGTAACGGTTGCCTCTTTGGGGTTTGGAGATATTCCAACCAAGGCATTCATTGAGGCCTTTAACATTATCAAGGATGAAGGGTGGGTCGCATTCAATATAAAAGAGTCTTTCTTTGATGTCAGTGATGAATCAGGGTTTTCGAAAATGATCCGCGAATTGATATTTTCGAAATATCTTGATGTTTACCACATAGAGCGATATCGGCACAGATTGTCTGTTGAAGGCCAACCTCTTTATTACTTCGCAATTGCTGGCCGGAAAAATTTTGATGTTCCAAATGAGTTTCTTGATTCAAAAGGTATCATTACCTGA
- a CDS encoding RNA-binding protein has product MVKIFTGNLSFETTESDLRELFEKHGELESCKLITDRDTGRSRGFAFIEMDNSAADAAIKELNGMDYKGRNMKVSQAEDRKPNTSRGYR; this is encoded by the coding sequence ATAGTGAAGATTTTTACAGGCAACCTTTCATTTGAAACAACGGAATCGGACCTTCGCGAACTTTTCGAGAAGCATGGCGAGCTGGAATCTTGCAAGCTTATCACGGACAGGGACACAGGCCGTTCCCGCGGATTCGCGTTCATTGAGATGGATAATTCAGCCGCTGACGCCGCCATAAAGGAGCTCAACGGAATGGATTACAAGGGACGCAACATGAAGGTGAGCCAGGCAGAAGACAGGAAGCCGAATACCTCAAGGGGCTACCGATAA